A single region of the Blattabacterium sp. (Cryptocercus kyebangensis) genome encodes:
- the def gene encoding peptide deformylase has protein sequence MILPIILYGNPILRKKCIDIYYRDSRINKLIKNMFETIHKVKGIGLAAPQIGKNIRLFIVKTPYLSKNGKNNYKEVFINARILKIYGEECEFNEGCLSLPGIMGYVKRKSHLLIEYYDNNWNKKKRTLKGICARVIQHEYDHIEGKLFIDYFSSMKRKLIEKKLMILLERKKLSMR, from the coding sequence ATGATCTTACCTATAATACTTTATGGAAATCCTATTTTGAGAAAAAAATGTATAGATATCTATTATCGAGATAGTAGAATTAATAAATTGATTAAAAATATGTTTGAAACTATACATAAAGTAAAAGGAATAGGATTAGCAGCACCTCAAATTGGTAAAAATATACGACTTTTTATAGTAAAAACTCCTTACCTATCAAAAAATGGAAAAAATAATTATAAAGAAGTTTTTATTAATGCTAGAATATTGAAAATATATGGAGAGGAATGTGAATTCAATGAAGGTTGTCTAAGCCTTCCTGGAATCATGGGATATGTAAAAAGAAAATCTCATCTATTAATAGAATATTACGATAATAACTGGAATAAAAAGAAAAGAACTTTAAAAGGAATTTGTGCAAGAGTGATACAACATGAATATGATCATATTGAAGGTAAACTTTTTATAGATTATTTTTCTTCCATGAAAAGAAAATTAATAGAAAAAAAATTGATGATTTTATTGGAAAGAAAAAAACTATCTATGAGGTAA
- the ruvX gene encoding Holliday junction resolvase RuvX — protein sequence MKKILGIDYGKVITGLSISDSSKVFSFGLEAIPTKKLMNFLDIFIVNEQIEKIVIGLPKTLNNKNSFIEKYIQKFIYNFHRKYPKILIDRLDERFTSKIAFYTMIELGIKKKKRRKKNILNKISATLILQSYLEKKRKKINL from the coding sequence ATGAAAAAAATATTGGGAATAGATTACGGAAAAGTTATAACTGGTTTGTCTATATCAGATTCTTCAAAAGTATTTTCTTTTGGATTAGAAGCCATTCCAACTAAGAAATTAATGAATTTTTTAGATATTTTTATAGTTAATGAACAGATAGAAAAAATTGTTATAGGGTTACCTAAAACATTAAACAATAAAAATTCTTTCATAGAAAAATATATTCAAAAATTTATTTATAATTTTCATAGAAAATACCCTAAAATACTAATAGATAGATTAGATGAACGTTTTACATCTAAAATTGCTTTTTACACAATGATAGAATTAGGTATAAAAAAAAAAAAAAGAAGAAAAAAAAATATTTTAAATAAAATTAGTGCTACCCTAATTTTACAATCTTATCTTGAAAAAAAAAGGAAAAAAATTAATTTATGA
- a CDS encoding 2,3,4,5-tetrahydropyridine-2,6-dicarboxylate N-succinyltransferase encodes MKVNQLKLEIEKAWDKKKEIWSTNNCIRKIVIHVIDYVEQGSIRVSEFINGKWRVNEWIKKAIIMYFSIKKMKTIELGPLEFYDKIPIKNKFKEKGIRVVPHAVVRYGSYISPGVVLMPSYVNIGSYIGEETMIDTWATVGSCAQVGKRVHISGGVGIGGVLEPIQATPVIIEDDVFIGSRCILVEGVLIEKESVLGANVVITSSTKIFDVTNEKPIEMKGVVPRYSVVIPGSYPKKFPSGIYHIPCAMIIGKRKVSTNKKTSLNEALRTHHLVL; translated from the coding sequence ATGAAAGTGAATCAACTAAAATTAGAAATAGAAAAAGCTTGGGATAAAAAAAAAGAAATATGGTCTACAAATAATTGTATAAGAAAAATAGTAATCCATGTTATTGATTATGTAGAACAAGGATCAATAAGAGTTTCGGAGTTTATAAATGGAAAATGGAGGGTAAATGAATGGATAAAAAAAGCTATAATCATGTATTTTTCTATTAAAAAAATGAAGACCATAGAATTGGGTCCATTAGAATTTTATGATAAAATACCGATAAAAAATAAATTTAAAGAGAAAGGAATTCGCGTAGTTCCTCATGCTGTAGTACGTTATGGTTCTTATATTTCTCCTGGAGTTGTTCTTATGCCTTCTTATGTAAATATAGGATCTTATATAGGAGAAGAAACAATGATAGATACATGGGCCACGGTAGGAAGCTGTGCTCAAGTTGGGAAAAGAGTCCATATAAGTGGAGGTGTTGGAATAGGAGGAGTTTTAGAACCAATACAAGCTACTCCTGTTATTATTGAAGATGATGTTTTTATTGGATCTAGGTGTATTTTAGTGGAAGGGGTCCTTATAGAGAAAGAATCCGTATTAGGAGCAAATGTTGTTATAACTTCCTCTACTAAAATTTTTGATGTAACAAATGAAAAACCGATAGAGATGAAAGGAGTAGTTCCTAGATATTCTGTAGTAATACCTGGATCTTATCCCAAAAAATTTCCTTCAGGGATATATCATATTCCATGTGCAATGATTATAGGAAAACGAAAAGTAAGCACTAATAAAAAAACATCTTTAAATGAAGCATTGAGAACGCATCATCTTGTTTTGTAA